In Treponema sp. J25, a single window of DNA contains:
- the lpdA gene encoding dihydrolipoyl dehydrogenase — translation MSAFDVIILGGGPAGYQAAERLGSHHRKVLLIEPQFLGGTCLNVGCIPTKTLLHSAKLYFHSRDAGSFGVTVEGLRYDWETMQGWKEEVVTKLREGIAFQMKRSGVAVIEGWGRLISPPRGTEPARVQISQGEKAGEEYSALAVLVCTGSVPIIPPIPGIQNNPAVVDSTGLLDSRDPPQSLVVVGGGVIGVEFAGLFSALGVPVTVIEMTDEILPFMDRELAPLLRKSLKGVDFRLGFRVEKIEGNTLAYTNREGKSEQLTADRILMAVGRRAQTQGWGAETVGLDVGPQGVVVDEWMRTNIPGIWAAGDVTGRSLLAHGAYRMADVASQDILTYLEGASPRRGTFRMRWGAIPWVVYGINEAAGVGLTEQDAQRQGIPYKKVTVPLKVSGRFVAENGFGIPGTCKVLADPHKGRILGIHLVGPYASEIIWGAALILEQELRIQDVRELIFPHPTVSEVLRDAVWAFE, via the coding sequence ATGTCAGCCTTTGATGTGATTATCCTGGGGGGTGGCCCGGCGGGTTATCAGGCGGCAGAGCGCCTAGGGAGCCACCATCGTAAGGTATTGTTGATAGAACCTCAGTTTTTAGGGGGCACCTGTCTTAATGTGGGGTGTATCCCCACCAAGACGCTCCTCCATAGTGCAAAGCTCTACTTCCATAGCCGAGATGCGGGATCCTTTGGCGTAACCGTGGAAGGGCTTCGCTATGATTGGGAGACCATGCAGGGCTGGAAAGAAGAGGTGGTGACAAAGCTCCGGGAAGGGATTGCCTTCCAGATGAAACGGTCTGGTGTCGCCGTGATAGAAGGGTGGGGTAGGTTGATATCTCCACCTCGAGGAACGGAGCCTGCCCGTGTCCAGATTAGCCAGGGGGAAAAGGCCGGAGAAGAATACAGCGCCCTCGCGGTGCTCGTGTGTACCGGTTCAGTACCAATAATACCCCCTATTCCCGGGATCCAGAATAACCCCGCCGTTGTGGATTCTACGGGGCTTTTAGATAGTAGGGATCCTCCCCAGAGCTTAGTAGTAGTGGGAGGGGGAGTCATCGGGGTTGAGTTTGCTGGTCTCTTCTCAGCCCTCGGGGTGCCTGTCACGGTAATTGAAATGACCGATGAGATTCTCCCCTTTATGGATCGAGAATTGGCGCCCCTGCTTCGAAAATCCCTTAAGGGAGTGGATTTTCGTCTCGGTTTTAGGGTGGAGAAAATTGAAGGGAATACGCTTGCGTATACGAATCGGGAAGGAAAGAGCGAACAGCTCACCGCAGACCGAATCCTTATGGCAGTAGGACGCCGTGCCCAAACCCAGGGATGGGGAGCTGAAACGGTTGGCCTTGACGTAGGTCCCCAGGGAGTTGTGGTGGATGAATGGATGCGCACCAATATACCGGGTATCTGGGCGGCGGGGGACGTGACGGGGAGGAGCCTGCTTGCCCACGGAGCCTACAGGATGGCCGATGTGGCATCCCAGGATATCCTGACCTATCTTGAGGGGGCCTCCCCTCGGCGGGGAACGTTCCGTATGCGGTGGGGGGCCATCCCCTGGGTGGTATATGGAATAAACGAAGCGGCAGGGGTTGGCCTTACTGAACAGGATGCCCAACGGCAGGGGATCCCTTACAAAAAGGTAACGGTGCCCCTCAAGGTTTCGGGTCGCTTTGTGGCAGAAAATGGCTTTGGAATCCCCGGCACTTGCAAAGTTCTGGCGGACCCCCATAAAGGCCGTATCCTGGGAATTCACCTGGTGGGTCCCTATGCGTCGGAAATTATCTGGGGGGCCGCCCTCATCCTTGAACAGGAACTCCGTATTCAGGATGTCCGGGAATTAATTTTTCCTCACCCCACAGTTTCAGAGGTGCTGCGAGATGCGGTGTGGGCCTTTGAATAA
- a CDS encoding zinc-binding dehydrogenase, whose protein sequence is MKTKAVRLYGVNDLRLEEFELPELRDDEILARVVTDSVCMSTHKLAMQGTSHKRVRHDLAKEPVMVGHEFCGVIEKVGKKWQGRFKEGSKFAIQPALNYQGTLWAPGYSYQYIGGDATYVIIPPEVMEMNCLLDYQGDNFFMGSLAEPVSCIVGAFHAQYHTSPGSYVHEMGIKEGGSLALLAGVGPMGLGAIDYALHNPRKPRYIVVTDIDEARLSRAQELLSPAEAQRLGITLHYVNTRDLPDPVDHLVSLNGGKKFDDVFVFAPVRALVEMADRLLGHDGCLNFFAGPTDPAFSAQLNFYDVHYESHHLVGTSGGNTEDMIESLEMMSRGLLNPVFMITHVGGLNAVPDTVIHLDKIPGGKKLIYTHKKLDLVAITDFAERGKTDPFYAELARICAKHGNLWSREAEEYLLQHAPDI, encoded by the coding sequence ATGAAAACAAAGGCGGTCCGTTTGTACGGAGTTAACGATTTACGGCTTGAGGAATTTGAACTCCCTGAACTTCGGGACGATGAGATCCTGGCCCGGGTAGTAACCGATTCGGTCTGTATGTCTACCCATAAGCTTGCCATGCAGGGAACTTCCCATAAGCGGGTCCGTCATGACCTCGCGAAGGAACCGGTGATGGTGGGGCACGAATTCTGTGGGGTTATCGAGAAGGTGGGTAAAAAATGGCAGGGCCGTTTTAAGGAGGGTTCTAAATTTGCAATTCAACCGGCTCTGAATTATCAAGGGACCCTCTGGGCGCCGGGTTATTCCTATCAATATATCGGCGGAGATGCCACCTACGTGATTATTCCCCCTGAAGTAATGGAAATGAACTGCCTATTGGATTATCAGGGGGACAACTTCTTTATGGGATCATTGGCGGAACCGGTCTCCTGTATTGTGGGAGCCTTCCACGCCCAGTATCATACTTCTCCCGGATCGTATGTTCATGAAATGGGTATAAAAGAAGGGGGAAGCCTCGCCCTCCTTGCAGGAGTGGGACCGATGGGGCTCGGGGCCATCGATTATGCCCTTCATAATCCTCGCAAACCCCGGTACATCGTCGTTACTGATATTGATGAGGCCCGTCTCAGCCGGGCTCAGGAACTGTTGAGCCCCGCTGAAGCCCAGCGCCTGGGTATTACCCTTCATTATGTAAACACCCGGGACCTGCCAGATCCGGTAGACCATTTGGTGAGCCTGAACGGGGGCAAAAAGTTTGATGATGTGTTTGTCTTTGCACCAGTCCGGGCCCTGGTGGAAATGGCGGATCGGCTCCTGGGGCATGATGGGTGTCTCAATTTCTTTGCGGGTCCCACGGATCCTGCTTTTTCGGCCCAACTGAACTTTTATGACGTCCATTATGAATCCCATCACCTCGTAGGTACCAGTGGGGGGAATACGGAAGACATGATCGAATCTCTGGAGATGATGTCCCGGGGCTTGTTAAATCCGGTTTTCATGATAACCCACGTGGGGGGACTGAATGCGGTGCCCGATACGGTGATTCACCTTGATAAAATCCCCGGTGGAAAAAAGCTGATCTATACCCATAAAAAGTTGGACCTAGTGGCAATCACAGATTTTGCCGAACGGGGGAAGACGGATCCTTTCTACGCCGAACTTGCCCGGATCTGTGCAAAACACGGGAACCTGTGGAGTCGAGAGGCGGAAGAGTATTTGTTGCAGCACGCTCCGGATATTTAG
- a CDS encoding dihydrolipoamide acetyltransferase family protein, whose amino-acid sequence MAQVVVMPKQGNTVESCIIVAWHVKEGDLVQPETPLCDVETDKATFEVPAGVAGVVLKLLYPEGEDVPVLQPIAVIGEAGEAWETALGQKEHKEDARGSLSARGQEEKNLGPLSTSPGGVPSGQVKGPISVEAPSQEMKPPSSPPADHVPASPRARKRAEKEAVPLYHLSGSGPEGRIIERDVEAYLEKRPPLTTAARATLIESRNSGPPQAGYGNDVSGKSQEFTSLPTEGTGIGGRIREEDLRSFVFPEGKEKDRSFPPGVSQKGVLTSQEEKETPTSGTEGPIVTPIKGIRKVIAERMWQSLATTAQFTLHSHGSAQKILALRQEFKESAETLGLRNITINDMILFLVSRVLLHYSYMNAHKVDEQLITYQDVHLGMAVDTPRGLMVPVIRYANRCSLVEISRKAKLLAQACLDGTISPDDLTGSTFTVTNLGALGVTSFTPVLNVPEVAILGVCSIEPRPIQGPEGNLVLEPHIGFSLTINHQVVDGAPAARFLQALVQAVEQFDLWMAL is encoded by the coding sequence ATGGCCCAGGTGGTGGTAATGCCAAAGCAGGGAAACACGGTAGAATCATGCATTATTGTGGCCTGGCATGTTAAGGAAGGAGATTTGGTACAACCAGAAACTCCTCTGTGTGATGTGGAAACCGATAAGGCCACCTTTGAGGTGCCTGCCGGTGTGGCAGGGGTGGTTCTGAAGTTGTTATATCCCGAGGGAGAAGATGTTCCGGTATTACAGCCTATTGCGGTTATTGGCGAAGCGGGAGAAGCCTGGGAAACGGCCCTCGGCCAGAAAGAGCACAAAGAGGATGCGAGGGGCTCACTCTCCGCTAGGGGACAGGAGGAGAAAAACCTGGGCCCGTTGTCCACATCTCCAGGTGGGGTACCTTCCGGACAAGTAAAAGGCCCCATTTCGGTTGAAGCCCCCTCTCAGGAAATGAAACCCCCATCCTCACCCCCCGCGGACCATGTACCTGCTTCGCCACGGGCTCGGAAACGGGCGGAAAAAGAAGCGGTGCCCCTTTACCACCTTTCGGGTAGCGGCCCTGAGGGAAGAATTATCGAACGGGATGTAGAGGCCTATCTTGAAAAACGACCGCCCCTTACCACCGCAGCCCGGGCAACTCTGATAGAAAGTAGGAATTCCGGGCCGCCTCAGGCTGGTTACGGAAATGATGTTTCTGGAAAATCTCAAGAATTTACATCCCTTCCGACTGAAGGAACTGGAATTGGAGGTCGGATCCGGGAAGAAGATCTTCGTTCTTTTGTATTTCCAGAAGGAAAAGAGAAGGATCGCTCTTTCCCGCCTGGGGTAAGCCAGAAAGGGGTTCTTACTTCACAGGAAGAAAAAGAGACCCCAACATCTGGTACAGAGGGGCCCATCGTTACCCCTATCAAGGGTATTCGGAAGGTTATCGCAGAACGGATGTGGCAATCCCTGGCTACTACCGCCCAATTTACCCTTCATAGTCATGGATCCGCTCAGAAGATCCTTGCTCTGCGACAGGAATTTAAAGAGAGTGCAGAAACACTGGGCCTCAGGAATATTACCATCAACGATATGATTCTTTTCTTAGTGTCCCGGGTGCTTCTTCACTATTCATACATGAATGCCCATAAGGTGGATGAACAGCTTATTACCTACCAGGATGTGCACCTGGGAATGGCGGTGGATACCCCCCGAGGGCTCATGGTACCGGTGATTCGTTATGCCAATCGCTGTTCGTTAGTAGAAATTTCTCGGAAGGCAAAACTCCTTGCCCAGGCCTGTCTCGATGGAACCATTTCGCCGGATGACCTCACGGGTTCTACATTTACGGTCACTAATCTGGGGGCCCTCGGCGTAACAAGCTTTACACCGGTACTTAATGTGCCAGAGGTAGCTATCCTCGGTGTATGTTCCATAGAACCGCGGCCTATCCAGGGGCCTGAGGGGAACCTCGTGTTGGAACCTCACATAGGCTTTAGTCTTACCATTAATCACCAGGTCGTAGATGGGGCCCCGGCTGCCCGGTTCTTGCAGGCCCTGGTCCAGGCGGTAGAACAGTTTGATCTCTGGATGGCCCTTTGA
- a CDS encoding PHP domain-containing protein — MEPIQPCREGPREAKVREQQELLERIDTPFSTREERLRALVLYLEGCNGEAERKLTSSSQEEVQEVNNHIHTVYSFSPYTPTMAALRAWDAGLGAAGSVDHDSVGAAEEMKAACALVGIGSCVGFEVRVSFKTDRQGNFTTFKDRKINNPDSPGIAYMTVQGIPSPSLGVVQQFLDPVRKARYLRSRRMVERLNEKLLESSPLGPLSFESHVVPLSLYHRGGTITERHILAALAQRCMAVFGRGQPLLTALEEVLLVQVPPRFVSYLLEENNPHYLYDLLGIFKTEILPLIYIEPDETECPPVHRVVDFARTIGAIPAYAYLGDVSESPTGDKKAEQFEDSYLDELFSFLKTTGFQAVTYMPPRNSREQLRRVQRLCAEYGFMEISGVDINSSRQSFRCPQVVEPEFRHLVDTTWALIAHERLASVRPSLGLFSSTNPWKELSLKERLDRYATIGKGLDRKEPEKSAHQWAERIEQGGWHG, encoded by the coding sequence ATGGAACCTATTCAACCATGTCGGGAAGGCCCTAGGGAAGCGAAAGTCAGAGAACAGCAGGAACTGCTTGAACGAATTGATACCCCCTTTTCTACTAGGGAAGAACGGCTGCGAGCCCTCGTGCTATACCTTGAAGGATGTAACGGGGAAGCGGAACGAAAGCTTACCTCATCTTCTCAGGAAGAAGTTCAGGAAGTAAACAACCATATTCACACGGTGTATAGCTTTAGTCCCTATACTCCGACCATGGCAGCCCTGCGGGCTTGGGATGCGGGACTAGGAGCGGCTGGCTCGGTAGATCACGATTCGGTAGGCGCTGCAGAAGAAATGAAGGCCGCCTGTGCGCTCGTGGGAATCGGATCCTGTGTAGGCTTTGAAGTTCGGGTCAGTTTTAAAACTGATCGACAGGGGAACTTTACTACTTTCAAGGATCGTAAGATTAACAACCCCGATTCTCCCGGGATTGCCTACATGACGGTACAGGGTATCCCTTCACCATCCCTTGGTGTGGTCCAGCAATTCCTTGATCCTGTCAGAAAGGCCCGCTATCTCCGTAGTCGTCGCATGGTAGAACGGCTTAATGAAAAATTACTTGAAAGTTCACCACTCGGTCCCCTTTCTTTTGAGAGTCATGTGGTGCCCCTCTCCCTCTATCATCGGGGGGGGACCATTACGGAACGACACATTCTAGCTGCTCTGGCCCAGCGATGTATGGCGGTTTTTGGAAGGGGTCAGCCCTTACTTACAGCTTTAGAAGAAGTTTTGCTCGTTCAGGTCCCCCCTCGATTTGTGTCATACCTTTTGGAAGAAAACAATCCCCATTATCTTTACGACCTTCTGGGAATTTTTAAGACCGAAATCCTTCCCCTTATTTATATTGAACCGGACGAGACCGAGTGCCCACCGGTACATAGGGTGGTAGATTTTGCCCGTACTATCGGAGCCATTCCTGCCTATGCGTACCTGGGGGATGTGTCTGAATCTCCGACGGGGGATAAAAAAGCAGAACAGTTTGAAGATTCATATTTGGATGAACTGTTCTCTTTCCTTAAAACAACGGGTTTCCAGGCAGTAACCTACATGCCCCCCCGCAATAGCCGGGAACAACTTCGTCGTGTGCAAAGGCTCTGTGCTGAATATGGATTTATGGAAATATCAGGGGTAGATATCAACAGTTCCCGCCAATCCTTTCGGTGCCCCCAGGTGGTAGAACCAGAGTTTCGCCACCTGGTGGACACTACCTGGGCCCTTATTGCCCATGAACGGCTGGCCTCGGTCCGGCCATCCTTAGGACTTTTTTCGTCAACCAATCCCTGGAAAGAGCTTTCGCTTAAAGAACGACTTGACCGTTATGCCACAATTGGGAAAGGCCTGGACCGGAAGGAACCAGAAAAAAGTGCCCACCAGTGGGCAGAGCGAATCGAACAAGGAGGATGGCATGGGTGA
- a CDS encoding FGGY family carbohydrate kinase — protein sequence MEYAIAVFDIGMTNKRLAIYDENLNQLEAVYRTFQPVERGGIPCHDLEGIEKWFIEELRKVAQKYPIVALSVSTHGATFVGVDKKGKPVLPCVLYTHEPGPSFHTEFYKRFGNPIELQKSTGTPPFGALINLAKGIWFAQQQFPEDWSQVRYVLNYPQYWGFRLTGQVGAEGTYTGCHTYLWDWERQDWSSVARALGLLPLLPSHLQNSWDILGTLNPEIARLTGLSPNVLVTMGIHDSNAALLPHFAKKGKTGFVLNSTGTWCVIMNPMDTYGFNPEDLGKVVFFNQSAFRSPVKTAIFLGGFEFEQWSSLLMRLYGRSDIPPFEPGRYQRLLSERSVFVLPELTPGSGQYPQSRARLVVKGYSYEYEELVKMAGLPGSVPIQEREKQSSTQENFNASGRGPLAGFPYEDAIAALRIGLVMQSLTALERVVLRSSQPIFVEGGFRKDHAYNHLLSAALPGNPLFLTDIAEASAFGAAMIAKMAYAGKGLSDLSEDFVVEYREVPKESYKEIGDYRKAWERWIRG from the coding sequence ATGGAATATGCCATTGCGGTTTTTGATATTGGAATGACCAATAAACGATTGGCGATTTACGATGAAAACTTGAACCAATTGGAGGCGGTATACCGGACGTTTCAGCCAGTAGAAAGGGGGGGTATACCCTGTCATGATCTTGAGGGAATAGAAAAGTGGTTTATAGAAGAATTGAGGAAGGTTGCCCAAAAATATCCGATTGTGGCTCTTTCGGTATCAACCCATGGGGCGACCTTTGTGGGTGTGGATAAAAAAGGGAAACCCGTACTTCCCTGCGTTTTATACACCCACGAGCCGGGACCTTCCTTCCACACCGAATTTTATAAGCGTTTTGGTAATCCCATCGAACTCCAGAAAAGCACTGGCACGCCTCCCTTTGGAGCCCTTATCAATCTTGCCAAGGGAATCTGGTTTGCCCAGCAACAATTCCCTGAAGACTGGTCCCAGGTCAGATATGTCTTGAATTATCCCCAATATTGGGGATTTCGTCTTACAGGACAGGTTGGGGCGGAAGGGACCTATACGGGCTGCCACACCTATCTGTGGGATTGGGAGCGCCAGGACTGGTCTTCGGTGGCCCGAGCGTTGGGGCTCCTTCCTCTACTGCCGTCTCACCTGCAAAATTCCTGGGATATCTTGGGAACCCTGAATCCAGAGATAGCGCGGCTCACAGGGCTTTCCCCAAATGTTCTGGTTACCATGGGTATTCATGACTCCAATGCGGCCCTTCTTCCTCATTTTGCAAAGAAGGGGAAAACCGGCTTTGTGCTCAATTCTACCGGTACCTGGTGTGTCATCATGAACCCGATGGATACCTATGGATTCAATCCCGAAGATCTGGGAAAGGTGGTGTTTTTTAATCAGTCTGCTTTTCGCAGTCCCGTAAAAACCGCCATTTTTCTCGGTGGTTTTGAGTTTGAGCAATGGTCTTCCTTGTTGATGCGCTTATACGGCCGGTCTGACATTCCTCCCTTTGAGCCTGGACGGTACCAGCGACTCCTTTCAGAGCGATCTGTCTTTGTGCTTCCTGAACTTACCCCCGGTTCGGGACAGTACCCTCAGTCCCGAGCCCGTCTTGTGGTAAAGGGCTATTCCTATGAATACGAGGAACTTGTAAAGATGGCAGGGCTACCAGGATCGGTGCCCATCCAAGAAAGGGAAAAACAGAGCTCAACGCAAGAAAACTTCAATGCCTCTGGACGAGGGCCATTGGCAGGATTTCCCTATGAGGATGCTATTGCGGCTCTCCGAATAGGACTGGTGATGCAAAGTCTTACTGCCCTGGAACGGGTGGTGCTTCGGTCTTCTCAGCCGATCTTTGTGGAGGGAGGCTTCCGAAAAGATCACGCCTATAATCACCTGCTTTCCGCAGCTCTCCCCGGGAATCCTCTTTTTTTGACAGATATTGCCGAAGCCAGTGCCTTTGGAGCTGCTATGATCGCCAAAATGGCTTATGCCGGCAAGGGACTTTCTGATTTGTCGGAAGATTTTGTGGTTGAGTACCGGGAAGTCCCCAAAGAATCCTATAAAGAAATAGGGGACTATCGAAAAGCCTGGGAACGGTGGATCCGGGGCTAG
- a CDS encoding DeoR/GlpR family DNA-binding transcription regulator produces MTKGFGVMIDELQDRERLILERLAREGSLQVSELAQEWDLSEVSIRTILRGLEEKGWLIRTRGGAVPAYHKDILERQQQHIEEKHRIARAAAELIRDGDVVMIEAGTTTALITRYLIGKRDVHIVTNSTLAFSYARMNPALQVTMTGGEFRRPTESLVGPLALETIGQLNVRLAFVGTDGFSLGRGMTTHLIEGAEIVKAMKRHAEQTILVADSSKYGKVGFVSVLPLSAVALIITDSALPEAAVAELQEAAVNLKLV; encoded by the coding sequence ATGACGAAAGGTTTTGGCGTTATGATTGATGAACTTCAGGATCGGGAGCGACTTATCCTTGAACGACTTGCCCGGGAAGGGTCCCTCCAGGTAAGCGAGCTTGCTCAGGAATGGGATCTCTCGGAGGTTAGTATCCGGACTATCCTGCGGGGGCTGGAAGAAAAGGGCTGGCTCATCCGGACCCGAGGGGGAGCGGTTCCCGCCTATCACAAGGATATTCTGGAACGACAACAACAGCATATAGAAGAAAAGCATCGGATTGCCCGGGCTGCAGCAGAGCTCATTCGAGATGGGGATGTGGTAATGATAGAAGCAGGAACCACGACGGCGCTTATTACCCGCTATTTAATAGGGAAACGGGATGTCCATATCGTGACCAATTCTACCCTGGCGTTTTCCTATGCCCGTATGAATCCGGCGTTGCAAGTTACTATGACGGGGGGAGAATTTCGCAGACCCACCGAATCGCTGGTGGGTCCCCTGGCGCTTGAGACGATTGGTCAGCTTAATGTGCGTCTTGCCTTTGTAGGTACCGATGGTTTTAGCCTGGGCCGGGGAATGACTACCCATCTTATTGAAGGAGCGGAAATCGTAAAAGCCATGAAGCGTCATGCGGAACAAACAATCCTCGTGGCTGATTCAAGTAAATATGGAAAGGTTGGTTTCGTGTCGGTCCTTCCTCTTTCAGCGGTGGCCCTGATCATTACCGATTCGGCCCTTCCAGAGGCGGCGGTAGCGGAACTTCAGGAAGCGGCGGTTAATCTGAAACTGGTATGA
- a CDS encoding alpha-ketoacid dehydrogenase subunit alpha/beta codes for MPKSIVIDPKEVRKKGTLKIESIPLNSYTSDLSRELKEYGKEGLIHIWYDMVTIRTFESMLNAIKTTGSWEGISYTHKGPAHLSIGQEAAAVGQCVHLGPEDFIFGSHRSHGEILAKCYSALRKIEERQLEKIMKQYLGGETLSYAERIPYTNIRDLAENFVLFGTLAEIFARKAGFNRGLGGSMHAFFTPFGSMPNNAIVGGSADIATGAALYKRINRKPGIVIANIGDASMGCGPVWEAMMLASMDQYRTLWPKEIGGSPPILFNFFNNFYGMGGQTMGETMGYQVLARVGAGVNPENMHSERVDGYNPLAVADAIKRKKEILLAGKGPVLLDTLTYRISGHSPSDASSYRTAEEIKLWQEADSIAWYGKYLVEGGVVSQTELDSIQGAIVEKVRRVLALAADDTACPRATGTFIESVMFSNGKVERFDERPVELLQPLEENPRVKSIAGRARYALDTEGKPLPKNRVYQYRDALFEALAYRFSVDPTMAAWGEENRDWGGAFAVYRGLTELLPYHRLFNSPISEGAIVGAGVGYALSGGRAVVELMYCDFMGRAGDEIFNQAAKWQAMSAGLLKMPLVVRVSVGNKYGAQHSQDWSALVAHIPGLKVMFPATPYDAKGMLNLALRGTDPVIFFESQLLYDMGELFVPGGVPEGYYEIPEGEPIVRRPGQDLTIATLGATLYRALDAAKLLEERWGLSAEVIDLRFINPLKYDLLVESVQKTGRLLLASDAVERGNFLHTVASMVQTLAFDYLDAPVAVVGSRNWITPAAEMESLYFPQVEWIVDTIHERILPLPGYRPTTVQTRGDLARRYRMGV; via the coding sequence ATGCCAAAATCCATAGTGATAGATCCCAAAGAGGTACGAAAAAAGGGTACTTTAAAAATCGAATCGATCCCTCTTAATTCTTATACGAGCGATCTCTCAAGGGAATTGAAAGAGTATGGCAAGGAAGGGCTTATTCACATCTGGTACGATATGGTGACCATTCGTACCTTTGAAAGCATGTTGAATGCCATAAAGACTACCGGTTCCTGGGAGGGAATATCGTATACCCATAAGGGCCCGGCCCATCTTTCAATAGGACAAGAAGCCGCCGCTGTTGGTCAGTGTGTGCATCTGGGCCCAGAGGATTTTATTTTTGGGAGCCATCGCAGTCATGGGGAAATCCTTGCCAAGTGTTATTCAGCTCTTCGAAAGATTGAAGAACGCCAGCTCGAAAAGATAATGAAACAGTACCTTGGTGGAGAAACCCTTTCCTATGCCGAACGGATACCATATACGAATATCCGGGACCTGGCAGAAAATTTTGTGCTTTTTGGCACCCTGGCTGAGATATTCGCCCGAAAGGCTGGTTTTAATCGCGGCCTTGGGGGCTCTATGCATGCCTTTTTTACTCCCTTTGGTTCCATGCCTAATAACGCCATTGTGGGAGGTTCTGCGGACATCGCCACCGGCGCGGCCCTGTACAAACGGATAAACCGGAAACCGGGAATTGTTATTGCCAACATTGGAGATGCATCGATGGGCTGTGGCCCCGTATGGGAAGCCATGATGTTGGCTTCGATGGATCAGTATCGGACCCTCTGGCCAAAGGAAATAGGTGGGTCCCCGCCTATTCTCTTTAATTTCTTCAATAACTTTTACGGTATGGGTGGCCAGACCATGGGAGAAACCATGGGCTACCAGGTCCTGGCCCGGGTAGGCGCGGGGGTAAATCCCGAAAACATGCACAGTGAACGGGTCGATGGGTATAACCCCCTCGCCGTAGCCGATGCGATTAAACGAAAAAAGGAAATTCTGCTTGCTGGCAAAGGACCGGTTCTCCTGGATACCCTTACCTACCGGATTTCGGGACATTCCCCCTCGGATGCATCGAGTTACCGGACTGCCGAGGAAATTAAGCTCTGGCAAGAGGCGGATTCTATTGCCTGGTATGGAAAGTACCTGGTAGAAGGCGGTGTGGTAAGCCAGACTGAACTTGACAGCATACAGGGAGCTATTGTGGAAAAGGTCCGGCGAGTATTGGCCCTCGCCGCAGATGATACGGCCTGTCCCCGGGCAACCGGGACGTTTATTGAATCGGTAATGTTTTCTAACGGAAAGGTAGAAAGGTTTGATGAGCGACCAGTGGAACTCTTGCAGCCCCTTGAGGAAAATCCCCGAGTAAAGTCTATTGCAGGTCGGGCTCGGTATGCCCTCGATACCGAGGGAAAACCTCTCCCTAAGAACAGGGTATACCAGTATCGGGATGCCCTTTTTGAGGCCCTGGCCTATCGATTTTCAGTGGATCCTACCATGGCGGCCTGGGGTGAGGAAAACCGTGATTGGGGTGGCGCCTTTGCGGTATATCGGGGCCTTACTGAACTTCTTCCCTATCATCGTCTTTTTAATAGCCCCATTTCGGAAGGAGCCATTGTCGGTGCCGGTGTAGGATATGCCCTGTCGGGTGGGCGAGCAGTGGTGGAACTCATGTATTGCGACTTTATGGGCCGGGCGGGGGATGAAATTTTTAACCAGGCCGCAAAATGGCAGGCCATGTCGGCGGGTCTTTTGAAAATGCCCCTCGTCGTCCGGGTTTCGGTGGGGAACAAGTACGGAGCCCAGCATAGCCAGGACTGGAGTGCCCTGGTGGCCCACATCCCCGGCCTCAAGGTAATGTTCCCTGCTACCCCTTATGATGCCAAGGGAATGCTTAATCTGGCCCTGCGAGGAACCGATCCGGTGATTTTCTTTGAAAGCCAGTTGCTCTATGATATGGGAGAACTCTTTGTTCCTGGTGGTGTCCCTGAAGGGTACTATGAGATTCCCGAAGGGGAACCCATTGTTCGTCGTCCAGGTCAGGATCTTACCATTGCGACCCTGGGAGCTACCCTCTATCGGGCCCTGGATGCAGCAAAGCTCCTGGAGGAACGATGGGGTCTTTCTGCGGAAGTCATCGACCTGCGGTTTATCAATCCCTTAAAATACGATCTTCTTGTGGAGTCGGTGCAAAAAACGGGGCGGCTTCTGCTGGCAAGCGATGCGGTGGAACGGGGAAATTTCTTGCATACCGTGGCCAGTATGGTACAAACCCTGGCGTTTGATTACCTCGATGCGCCAGTGGCGGTGGTCGGAAGCCGCAATTGGATTACCCCTGCGGCAGAAATGGAAAGCCTCTATTTCCCCCAGGTGGAATGGATAGTGGATACCATTCATGAACGGATTCTTCCCTTGCCGGGGTATCGACCGACAACCGTGCAAACTCGGGGAGATCTGGCTCGTCGGTATCGTATGGGAGTATAG